From a single Sus scrofa isolate TJ Tabasco breed Duroc chromosome 13, Sscrofa11.1, whole genome shotgun sequence genomic region:
- the NAA50 gene encoding N-alpha-acetyltransferase 50 isoform X1, producing MKGRIELGDVTPHNIKQLKRLNQVIFPVSYNDKFYKDVLEVGELAKLAYFNDIAVGAVCCRVDHSQNQKRLYIMTLGCLAPYRRLGIGTKMLNHVLNICEKDGTFDNIYLHVQISNESAIDFYRKFGFEIIETKKNYYKRIEPADAHVLQKNLKVPSGQNADVQKTDN from the exons CCGGATCGAGCTGGGAGATGTGACACCACACAATATTAAACAGTTGAAGAGATTAAACCAGGTCATCTTTCCAGTCAGCTACAATGACAAGTTCTACAAGGATGTGCTGGAGGTTGGCGAGCTAGCAAAACTTG CCTATTTCAATGATATTGCAGTAGGTGCGGTGTGCTGTAGGGTGGATCATTCACAGAATCAGAAGAGACTTTACATCATGACACTAGGATGTCTGGCTCCATACCGAAGGCTAGGAATAG GAACTAAAATGTTAAATCATGTCTTAAACATCTGTGAAAAAGATGGCACTTTTGACAACATCTATCT GCATGTCCAGATCAGCAATGAATCTGCAATTGACTTCTACAGAAAGTTTGGCTTTGAGATTATTGAGACAAAGAAGAACTACTATAAGAGGATAGAGCCTGCAGATGCTCATGTGCTGCAGAAAAACCTCAAAGTCCCTTCTGGCCAGAACGCAGATGTTCAAAAGACAGACAACTGA
- the NAA50 gene encoding N-alpha-acetyltransferase 50, with the protein MKGSRIELGDVTPHNIKQLKRLNQVIFPVSYNDKFYKDVLEVGELAKLAYFNDIAVGAVCCRVDHSQNQKRLYIMTLGCLAPYRRLGIGTKMLNHVLNICEKDGTFDNIYLHVQISNESAIDFYRKFGFEIIETKKNYYKRIEPADAHVLQKNLKVPSGQNADVQKTDN; encoded by the exons TAGCCGGATCGAGCTGGGAGATGTGACACCACACAATATTAAACAGTTGAAGAGATTAAACCAGGTCATCTTTCCAGTCAGCTACAATGACAAGTTCTACAAGGATGTGCTGGAGGTTGGCGAGCTAGCAAAACTTG CCTATTTCAATGATATTGCAGTAGGTGCGGTGTGCTGTAGGGTGGATCATTCACAGAATCAGAAGAGACTTTACATCATGACACTAGGATGTCTGGCTCCATACCGAAGGCTAGGAATAG GAACTAAAATGTTAAATCATGTCTTAAACATCTGTGAAAAAGATGGCACTTTTGACAACATCTATCT GCATGTCCAGATCAGCAATGAATCTGCAATTGACTTCTACAGAAAGTTTGGCTTTGAGATTATTGAGACAAAGAAGAACTACTATAAGAGGATAGAGCCTGCAGATGCTCATGTGCTGCAGAAAAACCTCAAAGTCCCTTCTGGCCAGAACGCAGATGTTCAAAAGACAGACAACTGA